The region ACAGAAGTTGAAAAAACTCCCCCCAGACCGAGTTGGGGCCAACTTTGATCACAGCTCCAGGACCAGTGCAGGCTGGCTGCCCTCTTTTGGCCGCGTCTGGAATAATGGACGCCGCTGGCAGTCCAGGTATGTGTGTTCAGTGCCGGGTCTCCAACCTACCCATCCAACCTCCTTTTTGGAGATGTCACCCTTCATCATCGTGTTaaccctttatttcctttcagACATCAATTCAAAACTGAAGCTGCAGCAATGAAGAAGCAGTCACATACAGAAAAAAGCTAATCATGCTCTCTACCAACTACCATGAGGCTAAAAGCAAAGTCAACAAACCCCTATTATACTTTCCACCAAATTCTTTATCATTGTCTTTCTTAGGAAACAGACATACTCATTGATTtgatttaataaagttttatttttccaaatgtacAGCTGGTTGgacctgtaaaaaaaaattaaaagaatcagAACCATAAAGCTTTGTATCTACCTCCTACACCATGAGCCCACACATTCCTACCCACctattcatgcatcttcaccagCAGCTGGAGCATCTCCACCCTTGGTATTTCTGGTGTAAATTACTTGAGCTCTGTGCTTTGAAACCAGTTTGATAAGTCCTAGGGGGAGAGAATAGCACGATGAGATGCTTAATAGATGCTACAATAGAAACTAGTAaggtttttggctgggcgcagtggctcatgcttataatcccactgctttgggaggtggaggcgggcagatagcttgaggtaaggagttgcacaccagcctggccaacatggtgaaaccccatctctaccaaaaatacaaaaattagctgggcatggtggcacatgcttgtaatcccagctacttgggaagctgaggtgtgaggaccacctgaacccaggaattggtggttgcactgagccaagactgCCCctccgcactccaacctgggcaacagagtgagactctagtAAGGTttgttttggccgggtgcagtggctcatgcctgtaatcccagcactttggacaagtggatctcttaagcccaggagaccagcctgggcaacatggcaaaaccgcatctctatttaaagaaaaggaaaacaaaacgaCAGAGTTCTCTCAGAGGTGCCCAGAATGGTCTTAAAATTccttggctcaaatgatcctcctgctttggcctcccaagtagctagaaataCAAGGGTACCACCCACCTGGCTCCAGAATTGCTTAATCTGACGTTCGGTAACAGAGAATCCTAGCTTTTAACGATCATCTATCCTTACTTTTCCTTTAAATTAGGGGCCCATTATCTTCCACCCCGCCCCCCTTTCTGAGACAGTCTTTTGCTCTgtcactaaggctggagtgcagtggtgtcatctcggctcactgccacctccatctcctgggttcaagggatcctcatgcctcagcatcctgagtagctgggattacagacgtgtgccccCACGTCCAGCTAACTTTCAATAGAgcaggttttcaccatattggccaggctggtctttaactcctgacctccggtgattcacccaccttggcctcccaaagtgctagaattacagacgtTCAGTCACTATAGTTAGCTGAGCCTTATTATTGTGGAATTATGGTAATCAGACCATACTACTGAATAGACCGTACTAAatttctggttttaaaatttaatacatcaacaaaatatttaccataaaggttttaaacattttcaaagttgTTTCAAAATAGTAacctaattatttcaaaaatggtTGTCCCTGTAATTCTATGCATCCATTTACTTGAAACATAAAAGATCCTTGGGCTTCACTAAACTGCCACAGGGTCCACGGCACAGAAGTGGCTAAGAACCCTGAGAATTCATCTCAGGAGTAAGACGTCAGAATTACATTACTAACAGCCAATGGTCaagccatgctttttttttttttttttttttaattctgcttttCCAGCAAAACCACTGAAGATGCTTAACATGGTCAAGACAATTTAACCTACAAAAACACACATGTAGGATACACCCCTCACCTTTACTAAGGAGCTCCTGAAGGGCTGCCCTGGCCAGGGAGCCTCGAATCTTCAGTCTCTCAGAGACCACAGCTGGGGTTATAAGTTTATAGTTGGGAACTTCCTTACAGAGTTTGTCATAGGTAGCTTTGTCAAACAAGACTAAGTTATTGAGCTTGTCCCGAACTTTGCCTTTGGACCACTTCTGctcaccaaaacaaaacagaaacaagttAGTATTTCTGGCAGAAGCACCCTTTCCCTCTCGAGTAATCTGCGTCAGAGAAATCTGTTCCACCGTTATCAAAGATAAATTAcacattactaaaaaaaaaaacaaaaacgccgACACGTTTTTGGCCTTCAGAACAGGGGCCGAGCCCCACTAGATCAGTTAAAAATAACACAGCAGGCACAGCGGCAGACACTTCGCACAACAGACTCAATTTCATGATCCTAATGGGAAAAAGAACGAGTGGTGACGGGAAGATAAACTCTCACATTTTGACTCTAGAAATCTACACCTGAAAAACCACTTACTATACAAGTTACATATTACTAGAAGGTTACGAGAGGGTTACCCCTAGTCTCTCTCAGAAAGATCTTATTTCTACCTTCTTTTTGGCCTTGCCCCCGGATTTGTTCACTGGGTCTTTGTCTTTCTTGGCCGACTTTCCAGCGTCCTTCTTCTTCTTGTCGTCCTTGGGCGGCTGTAGGAGGGCAGCGGGAATGCAACCAGATCCTCAAATAGCGCCAAAGTCCCCTAATACTGCGCCCCCAGCCCCCGCAAACTCCACCACCACAGCACATGGGCGAAGCAATAACCGCGCCCGCCCTGCAACCGAGGCCGGCAGGCCAAGGAGCGCTCCCGCCGAAGGCTCTCCCCACTGAGTCCTCAAACCCAAGAACCCCGGCGACTTCACATCCCTGAAGCTTACCATTGCGAAGCTCGGAGAGTAGCAACAGACACCACAGCCTCGCCAAGATGTCGGACTAAAAGGAAGCGCTGCTCAGAAACGGGCCCAAAAACCACCGTCCTCTGTGAGTACTTCCGGGGCAAGAGGCGGAGCCAGGCAGAGGAAGTCCCACGGCGAAGCGCTCGCCCTCTAGCCTGAGGCGGAAGACAGGAAGCGGATTCTAGTTTCCAAGCCGCACCGCGTAAATACTGCCGGAGTCTGCGCTAGTTGTGACGCAGTACTATAGCACTGTTTTCCTGCACTGATAAACGAAAAGCAATCCACCAGGTCTCGGCAGCTAACTTTCCGGCACTACTTATGCCCAAGCGTGTAGCTCCCAGTGCGCACGTACCGCAGGTAGCTGCATGCAGGGcgcgggaggaggaggagaagaaggaggaggaggtggctggggtGGGGCCGGCGGCAAGTGCTGTGATGCGGTTCCGGGGAGGGGCCGTCGGGTAGAGGCTGAATACCAGTTTCCGAGCGGCAGCGGCAGCGATGGCGATTTTTAGTGTGTATGTGGTGAACAAAGCTGGCGGCTTGATTTACCAGTTGGACAGCTACGCGCCacgggctgaggctgagaaaacTTTCAGTTACCCGCTGGATCTGCTGCTCAAGCTACACGATGAGCGTGTGTTGGTTGCTTTCGGCCAGCGGGACGGCATCCGAGGTGGGCTAGGCTCGGGCCCGTGGCGGGTGCGGGGGTGGGAGGGCCCCAGTGCTGTAGAAGTGGGCTGGTTGTAGGTGCGGGGTTGGGGGAAAAGGGGTGGTGTGGGGTCCCTTGTACCCTCGGCGGAATCCCGGGGCTGCAGCTTCGCTGACCGTTAGCTTCACCTCTGCAGTGGGTCATGCAGTGCTGGCCATCAATGGCATGGACGTGAATGGCAGGTACACGGCCGACGGGAAAGAGGTGCTGGAGTATCTGGGTAACCCTGCTAATTACCCGGTGTCCATTCGATTTGGCCGGCCCCGCCTCACTTCTAATGAGAAGCTCATGCTGGCCTCCATGTTCCACTCGTAAGTCCCCCGTCTCCTGAACGGCAGCGCTTGTAATTTGTCTACCTTTTCTTAAATCGTCGTTCTGGTGTTATGAAAAACGCAACCGATCCAGATCTAGATTTTAGGTAATAATGGCAGTGGTGTCATCTTTTTTTGCTGGGTGGGGAGGGGCCGCggagttacccaggctggagtgcagtggcgggatctcggctcactgcagcctctgcctcccaggttcaagcgattctcctgcctcagcctcccgagtagctgggattacaggcgcgtgccaccacgaccagctaatttttgtatttttagtagagaggggttttgccatgttggccaggctggtctcaaactcctgacctcaggtgatccacctgcctcggcttcccaaagtgctgggattacaggagtgagccaccgcgcccggccgaggtgTCATCTTACTTAAAGTCAACTTCTCttctctgaaccttagtttctTCATATTTAAAGAAAGCCAGTTTAACTAAATgacctttaaaaatctttttctgcTCTCAATTGTGGTATCAGATGTGCCAGCCTTTGCTTAAACACAAGCTTAGTAAGTGTGGCACATATTCCTAGAGTAT is a window of Gorilla gorilla gorilla isolate KB3781 chromosome 9, NHGRI_mGorGor1-v2.1_pri, whole genome shotgun sequence DNA encoding:
- the TRAPPC4 gene encoding trafficking protein particle complex subunit 4 isoform X1, which translates into the protein MAIFSVYVVNKAGGLIYQLDSYAPRAEAEKTFSYPLDLLLKLHDERVLVAFGQRDGIRVGHAVLAINGMDVNGRYTADGKEVLEYLGNPANYPVSIRFGRPRLTSNEKLMLASMFHSLFAIGSQLSPEQGSSGIEMLETDTFKLHCYQTLTGIKFVVLADPRQAGIDSLLRKIYEIYSDFALKNPFYSLEMPIRCELFDQNLKLALEVAEKAGTFGPGS
- the RPS25 gene encoding small ribosomal subunit protein eS25, which encodes MPPKDDKKKKDAGKSAKKDKDPVNKSGGKAKKKKWSKGKVRDKLNNLVLFDKATYDKLCKEVPNYKLITPAVVSERLKIRGSLARAALQELLSKGLIKLVSKHRAQVIYTRNTKGGDAPAAGEDA